The following DNA comes from Spirulina major PCC 6313.
AACGGGTGCAGTTTCGCATCCATCGTTACGGCTTGAAACTTTTCATCGCCGACTTTTTTACCCGTCGATTGGGATTGAAAGAACTCCATCGCCCCATTCAATACGAACTGAATGAAATCGATCGCCATTACTTGAAAAAATCTTGGCGATAAGGGCAAAGGATGAATGGGGCGGCAAGAGTGCGATCGCCCCCCCGGTTTAGGGTTAGACCTGCCGCAAACTCCCCGCAGCCTGTAACGATTCTTAACACCGTTTCTCAGCAAATCAGTTTAACCTAACAAACTAGGTCACTAATTTTCCGTTTAAAACTCCATATCATAGAACAGGATATTAAGTATGAGTGTCAACTTAGCTACAATGCTCAAAGAAGGGACGAAAAAGTCCCACACCATGGCAGAAAACATGGGTTTCATCAAATGTTTCTTGCGGGGCGTAGTCGAGAAAACCTCGTACCGGAAGCTTGCAGCTAACCTCTACTATGTCTACGGTGCGATGGAAGCCGAGATGGAACGCCTCAAAGACCATCCTGTCCTCGCCCCAGTCTATTTTCCGGAACTGAACCGCAAAGCCGCCCTCGAACAAGATTTAGCCTTCTACTATGGCCCCCAATGGCAGACCGAAGTTGCGATTTCCCCCGTGGGCCAAGCCTACGTGGATCGGATTCGTGAAATTGCCAACGAACGCCCGGAACTCCTCGTGGCGCACCTCTACACCCGCTATCTCGGCGACCTTTCCGGGGGTCAAATTCTCAAAAAAATCGCCGTTACCGCGATGAAGCTCGAAGACGGCGAAGGCACGGCGTTCTACGAATTTGAACAGATTCCTGACGAGAAGGCCTTCAAAACAAAGTATCGGGCTGCCATGGATGCGTTACCCGTTGACCAAGCCACGGCCGATGCGATCGTGGATGAAGCCAACGCCGCCTTTGGCATGAACATGAAAATGTTCGACGAACTCGAAGGCAACTTGATTAAAGCGATCGGGACGATGCTCTTCAACAGCCTCACCCGCCGCAACAGCCGGGGCAGCACCGAAACTGGCTTGGCGACCTAAATTCCCCCCAGGCGGGGATTAAAATCCCCGCCTCAGAGCGAAAACCCGTTCACACGGGTTCTGGAGTGGGCGATCGCCCACTTTCGCTATGAGCCCAGAACTTCAGGTCTGGGCGGTGCGGGGTTCAGCAAATTCATCCCCCTTTCGGGTGCGG
Coding sequences within:
- a CDS encoding heme oxygenase (biliverdin-producing), whose protein sequence is MSVNLATMLKEGTKKSHTMAENMGFIKCFLRGVVEKTSYRKLAANLYYVYGAMEAEMERLKDHPVLAPVYFPELNRKAALEQDLAFYYGPQWQTEVAISPVGQAYVDRIREIANERPELLVAHLYTRYLGDLSGGQILKKIAVTAMKLEDGEGTAFYEFEQIPDEKAFKTKYRAAMDALPVDQATADAIVDEANAAFGMNMKMFDELEGNLIKAIGTMLFNSLTRRNSRGSTETGLAT